GCGGTTTGCGGCCGTAGGGGCGGGTCTCCTGACCCGCCCGCTCGTTTATTTACCGCCAAACGCCAAATGTAGGGCTGGGATTTTAATCCCCGCCGCTTTACCCCACACCCCAACCCGCCCCCCAAAGGGGGGCGGGGGATACCCCTCAAAGGGCCGCGAGCCAATTCCGCCCGCTCCCAACCTCGACCGCCAGCGGCACCTGCAAATTGATCAGCCCCTCGCAGGCGTTTTCCATCGCCTCCCGCAGCATCCCGCCCACGCGCTCCTTCTCCCCTTCGGGGCACTCGACGAGTAGCTCGTCGTGGATTTGCAGGAGCAGCCGCGCCCCGCAGTCGCACTCATTCAAGAGCTTCTCGGCGCGGATCATGGCCAGCTTGCAGATGTCGGCGGCGGTGCCCTGGAGCGGCGCGTTGAGGGCGGCGCGCTCGGCGGCCTCCCGGACCGGTCGGTTGGGCGAGTTCAACTCGCCGAAGGGGCGCCGGCGGCCGAAAAGAGTCACCGTGTACCCCAGTTCCCGCGCCCGCTCCAATCCCGAGTCCATCCACGCCCGCACCGCCGGGTATTTCGCGAAGTAGCCGTCTATGAACGCCTTGGCCTCGGCCCGGCCGATGCCCAAGTCCGACGCCAGGCCGTACACCCCCTTGCCGTAGATGAGCGAGTAGTTGACCACCTTGGCGGCGTTGCGCTGGTCCTGGCTCACGTCGTTTTTCTCGACGCCGTAGAGGACGGCGGCGGTGGCGGCGTGAACGTCGTCCCCGGCGCGGAACGCATCGAGCAGCCGCACCTCGCCCGAGATGTGGGCCAGCAGGCGCAATTCGATCTGCGAGTAGTCCGCGGAGACCAGGACGCACCCCGCGGGGGCGACGAAGGCCTTGCGAATCCTGCGCCCCAGCTCCGGGCGGAGGGGGAGGGTCTGCAGATTCGGGTCGCTGGAGGAGAGCCGCCCGGTGGCCCCGGACGCGTGGTGCAGAGTCGTGGGCCTCCTCCCCGAGACCGGAGAAGCCGGTTTTCGTGCGTCGGCCGCCGGGCAGCTTCAGCTCGCCGAAGAGCACCTCGCCGGTCTGCTTGGTGGAGGCCACGTTGAAGGGGTGGCCGGCCAGCTCGTAAGCCCGTTTTTCCAACTCCCCCATTCGGGCGTGCAGCTCGGTGGAGAGCTCCCCGAGCGCCGAGGAGTCCAAGAGAAGCCCCCGCTCCTCCACCGCGGCGATGACCGGCAGGAGCGGCAGCTCGATTTGCCTGTAAACGCGCTCCAGGTCCAATTCCTTGATTTTCTCCGCCAGGACGGGTTGGAGTTCGAGGGCGGCGGCGGCCCGGCCGGCCAGACCCTTCAATTCCGAGCCTCCGTCAACGAGCAGGTCGCCCTGGGCGGGTTGCGCCCCCTCACCGGCGGGCCTTTTTCCGAGGTGCGCCTGGCAGAGCGCGGCCAGGCCCCGCGGGAGACGGTCAGCTTCCAGGAGCCACCCGGCGAGCATCAGATCCTCGGGGCGGGAAATCCGCCGGGCGAGGGGCTTCAGGTCGTAGCCGACCGTGGAGATGTTCGCATCGGCGAGAAGCTCGGCCAGCCAGGGGGGCGGATCGCCGTCGCAGGCCAGACCGTAGCCCGTTCCCGGCTCGGCGGCCAGGCCCAGGGCCTGGATTCGATAGCGCCGCGCCGGCCCGCCCTCGACCTCCAGGGCGATACCCAACCGCCCGCTCCGGCGGATTTTCTCGACGAACTCGTCCGGAGGGCCGGTCGAGATGACCTCCAGACGGGCCTCCGTCCGCTCCACGAGCCCCAGGTCCCGGATGATCCCCGCGAAACGCAGGTTTTGGAGCATTTCCAGCGCCCCGGGTTTCGCCGGGGAAATCATCAGCTCGTCCAGGGGCGGGACCGGCGCGTCCTCGGCCAGGCCGACCATTCTCCAGGTCAGCCGCGCGTCCTCGGCGCCCTTTGTCAAATTCTCGCCCAGCTTGCCCGGAAGGTCGGCGGCGTGGGCGAGAACCCCCTCCAGGTCGGTGTAATCGGCTAAAAGTTTGGCCGCCGTCTTCGGCCCCACGCCGAACACGCCGGGCAGGTTGTCCGTGGAATCGCCGGCCAACGCCAAAAGGTCGCGCATCCGCTCGGGACCGACGCCGTATCGCTCCCGGACGTAGCCCGCGTCGCGCAGGCTCTCCTCCCCTTTTCGGCCGTGGGCGATGTGAACGACCCGCGGGCCGATGAGCTGCATCAGGTCCTTGTCGTGGGTGAAGATGAGCACGTCGTAGCCCGCTTCGAGGCCATTTTTCGTCAGCGCGGCGATGGCGTCGTCGGCCTCGTAGCCGGGCGTCTCCACCATGGGCCAGCCCAGGAGAGGGAAGAGTCTGCGCAGGAGGTCGGCCTGGGGCGGGAGTTCGGGCGGCGCGGGCGGGCGGTTGGCCTTGTACGCGGGAAAAATTTCATCGCGGAAGGTGGGACCGGGTGCGTCGAGGACGAAGGCGACCCGGACCGGACGGTGCCGCTCCAGGAGGCCCAGGAAGAGGCGGACGGAGCCGTAGAGGGCGGCCACGTTCGTACCGTCCCGCGCCGTCAGCGGCGTCTTGATCGAGTGGAATACGCGGAAGAGGAGGGAGTAGCCGTCCACCAGGAGTAGACGGGGCCTGGCCGAGCCGTCGGGCATGGAGTTTCCCCTTTTTGCCAGGATTATAGCAGCAATCCGGGCCGGGAGAGGGCCGGTCGCGATGACGCGGGGGCGGGTGTCCGCACCCGCTTTTTTCTAAGGCAGCCCTCACCCTTAATCCCTCTCCCATAGGGAGAGGGAAGCCGTTTCGCTGTGTGCTAAATGTAGGGCGGGGATTTTAATCCCCGCCGCGTTTTTTCTATAGTAGCCCTCACCCCTAACCCCGTGCCTCGCAGACCTCCCCCGGGGAGAGGGATGCGGCTTCACCACGCCGGTCAATCGCCGCTGGTTTCCTCCTCGGCGGCCGCGGCCTCCGCGGCTTCCTTGGCGGCCTGGGCCTCGGCCAATTCCTTTTCCTTGGCCTCGAGCTGGGCCTTGAGGTCCGCGTTCTCACCCTCGGCGGTATCCACCCGCTCGGTGGCTACCTCCTTCTCCGCTTTGGCCGCATCGTAATCGCCGAGCTCCTTCTCCGACGTGCCGCAGGCCGTCAAGAGCAGACCCGGAATAAGTAGGAGAAACCACCGCATACTTCGCCTCCTTGCGAATGGTGAACGTCAGCCCTGGATGAACTCCTCGAGCTCGCACCGTACCTCGCCGAACCAGGTCAGGCCGGTGATTTTCACGGGAATCTTGTATTCGTCGGCGCTGACCCAGATGTAAACCTGACCGCGCTGGCGGAAGATGCCGGTTTCTTCATCCAGGAGGGGCTGGACGAGGTAGCATTCGAAGGTGCCGGCCGGGACGGTGACGGTTTCCTTCCGGATGACCTTGACCTGGACGGTCTCGTTCCGGGTGGCGTCGGCGTAGGGGAAGGAAAGCGCGCCACCGATACGGATGTCCTGGGCGCGGACGTGATAGAAGGCGGCCAGGGCGTCGCAACCGCTGGCGACGACCCCGTCGAGCACGTCGCCCTCCCGGGTGATGGTGTGGTCTTCCTGGTCGTAGTAGAGAGTCTCGTCGGCCGTGTAGTCACCCTCGACGAGGTGCTTCTCGTAGCGCCGCGTGCCGAGGTTGCTCACGTCGAAGAGGCTCTCGATGTCGTCCTTGACGTAGAAGAAGTCGCTGAAGGCGGTGCTAGAGCGCAGCTCCATGACGAGCTTCAGGCACAGGTGCCCCTCGTAGGTGACCTGCTTGACCACCTTCATGACGCAGATGCCGGCCTTGGTGTCGCCGTAGGAGACGCTGTAGATGAGCTTCTCGCCGGGGCCGAAGGGTAGCTCGTCCGTGCCGGCGAGGGCGGGGAGAGTGAGGGTGGCGACGACGGCTGCAATGCAGAGCATTTTCATGGAGAACCCTTTCGCGTCGGTCGGCGGTTCTCCGGCCTTGGGAAAGAGGGCGAAGGAGTTGGCTCAGTATAGCGGTAATCGGGCCGGGTTTCCAGGCCAATCGCGGCCTCGAGCACGGAGCGGGGTTGGATGGCGTCCAGGTCGCCTTCGGGTCCTGGTGGCGTGATAATCCGCGCCCGGGGGTTCAGCGGGCGCCAGCGGGCTGGGTTGATCGTGGGTTTTCGGTTGAAGAGGGCGACCTGGGGAACGCCGAGGGCCGCCGCCAGGTGCATCGGACCGGTGCCGGAGGAGACGAAGAGGGCCGCGCCCGCGATGAGCGCCGCCAGGCGGTCCAGGTCGGTCAGTCCGGCCAGACTGGCGCACGGACCGTTTAGACCGACGACGACGCCCTCCGCCGCGATTCTCTCCCTCTCTACCCCGGAGACCATGACGCCGTACCCCTTTTCGATGAGCATTCGCGCCAGCTCGCGGTAGTGCCCTGGGGGCCACTCGGTGGCCGAGCCGCCGCTGCCGGGGTGCAGGACTGCGTATTTTCCAAAAATTCCCAGGTTTTTCAAGAAAATTCCGATTTCAGCAACGGCCGTGGGCAAAGGCTCCAGACGCGGTGGCTCGATGCGATTTACCCGTATCCCCAGAGGTCGGAGGAGGGCCAGGGCGAGCGCCGCCTCGTGGGCCCCGGAGCGCCTCCGGCTGATAAACAGCGGCCGGTTGTATGCGAAGCCCCAGAGCCGCCGGGCGTAGCCGATTCTCACCGGCACCCGCGCCGCCCAGGCCGCCAGGGGAATCCTGCCTCCAGGGCTCGCCACGATGACCACCCGCGGTCCGTAGTCCCGGAGAAGCGCCACGGTCCCGGAAAAACCGCCGGGGTCGGGGAGAACCTGGAACCCCGCTCTTTCAAAGGCCCATTCGCCCCGCTCGCCGGCCAGGACGGCGACCTCGGCTTCGGGAAAACTCGCCCGGAGGGCCGCCGCCGCGGGGAGGGTGACCAGGGCGTCGCCCAGGGCGTCGTGTCGGACCAGGAGTATCCGCTCTTTATTCACGTCAATAATGAAAGGGGGTTCCCTTTCAAGCGCCGGGGCCGGACGCTCACTCGTAGGACAGGCCCTCGGAGAGCAGCGCCATGGGGTCCACGGCCCAGGTGGCGAGGCGGACCTCGAAGTGGAGGTGGGGGCCGGTGGCGACGCCGGTTTGGCCGATGGCGCCTATCTGCTGCCCCGCCTCCACCATCCGGCCCTCGGTCACCGCGAGGGCGCTCATGTGGTTGTAGAGGGTGAAAAGGCCGCGGCCGTGGTCTATGCAGACG
This genomic stretch from bacterium harbors:
- a CDS encoding DNA polymerase — translated: MHHASGATGRLSSSDPNLQTLPLRPELGRRIRKAFVAPAGCVLVSADYSQIELRLLAHISGEVRLLDAFRAGDDVHAATAAVLYGVEKNDVSQDQRNAAKVVNYSLIYGKGVYGLASDLGIGRAEAKAFIDGYFAKYPAVRAWMDSGLERARELGYTVTLFGRRRPFGELNSPNRPVREAAERAALNAPLQGTAADICKLAMIRAEKLLNECDCGARLLLQIHDELLVECPEGEKERVGGMLREAMENACEGLINLQVPLAVEVGSGRNWLAAL
- a CDS encoding DUF3108 domain-containing protein, yielding MKMLCIAAVVATLTLPALAGTDELPFGPGEKLIYSVSYGDTKAGICVMKVVKQVTYEGHLCLKLVMELRSSTAFSDFFYVKDDIESLFDVSNLGTRRYEKHLVEGDYTADETLYYDQEDHTITREGDVLDGVVASGCDALAAFYHVRAQDIRIGGALSFPYADATRNETVQVKVIRKETVTVPAGTFECYLVQPLLDEETGIFRQRGQVYIWVSADEYKIPVKITGLTWFGEVRCELEEFIQG
- a CDS encoding glycosyltransferase family 9 protein → MNKERILLVRHDALGDALVTLPAAAALRASFPEAEVAVLAGERGEWAFERAGFQVLPDPGGFSGTVALLRDYGPRVVIVASPGGRIPLAAWAARVPVRIGYARRLWGFAYNRPLFISRRRSGAHEAALALALLRPLGIRVNRIEPPRLEPLPTAVAEIGIFLKNLGIFGKYAVLHPGSGGSATEWPPGHYRELARMLIEKGYGVMVSGVERERIAAEGVVVGLNGPCASLAGLTDLDRLAALIAGAALFVSSGTGPMHLAAALGVPQVALFNRKPTINPARWRPLNPRARIITPPGPEGDLDAIQPRSVLEAAIGLETRPDYRYTEPTPSPSFPRPENRRPTRKGSP